A section of the Elizabethkingia anophelis R26 genome encodes:
- the pdxR gene encoding MocR-like pyridoxine biosynthesis transcription factor PdxR, protein MLRPWKLEIQLDHQSDKAIYLQIADAIIEDIQSGRLKQGTALPGSRKLAQDLKVNRNTVVEALNVLLNEEWLVSKERRGTFVSDILPALSKTVRPKHDSVIEKIEKSIFRINFDDGHPDSKIAPVAELARAYRQIFSRKGKWQMMGYGDEFGDVEFRKAIVQMANHQRGMQASEHEVCITRGSQMAMYLTAHSLFEKEDYVIVEEPGYKPAWKAFESAGARILPVNVDKDGLITDEVLIHLRSGKKIRAIYTTPHHQYPTTVTLSLQRRLELIHLSNKFGFSIIEDDYDNEFHFGYRPVLPLSSYTELKNYVYIGTMSKVVAPALRIGYLISNNKELLERVGTLRKIIDVQGDTIMEQAVLQLINDGTIKRHLKKATHFYRAKRDFAAELLRKHLKSKADYHIPEGGLAFWIMPKKQIDWDTVSEVLKKKGIRIVALDHYQKELHDRGIRLSYGAVSEEQLEEGIKELAKLL, encoded by the coding sequence ATGTTGAGGCCGTGGAAATTAGAAATACAGTTAGACCATCAGTCTGATAAAGCCATATACCTTCAGATTGCCGATGCAATAATAGAAGATATACAATCCGGAAGGCTGAAACAGGGAACAGCTTTGCCGGGTAGCCGTAAGCTGGCGCAGGATCTGAAGGTAAACCGGAATACAGTAGTAGAAGCCTTGAATGTTCTGTTGAATGAAGAATGGCTGGTTTCTAAAGAACGAAGGGGAACCTTTGTTTCGGATATTCTCCCGGCTTTATCTAAGACGGTGAGGCCAAAGCATGATTCTGTAATTGAAAAAATTGAAAAAAGTATATTCAGGATTAATTTTGATGATGGGCATCCGGATAGTAAAATTGCTCCCGTTGCAGAACTGGCAAGAGCTTACAGGCAGATTTTCAGCAGAAAAGGAAAGTGGCAGATGATGGGCTACGGCGATGAATTTGGGGATGTTGAATTTCGGAAAGCAATTGTACAGATGGCTAATCATCAGCGAGGCATGCAGGCTAGTGAGCATGAAGTATGTATTACACGGGGAAGTCAGATGGCAATGTACCTCACTGCACATTCCTTATTTGAAAAGGAAGACTATGTAATTGTTGAAGAACCCGGATATAAACCTGCGTGGAAAGCTTTTGAGAGTGCGGGAGCAAGAATATTGCCTGTTAATGTGGATAAAGACGGACTTATTACCGATGAGGTATTAATACACTTGCGGTCGGGTAAGAAGATAAGGGCAATTTATACAACTCCGCATCACCAATATCCTACAACAGTCACCCTAAGCTTACAAAGAAGGCTGGAACTGATACATCTTTCCAATAAATTTGGATTTAGTATTATCGAGGATGATTACGATAATGAATTCCACTTTGGTTACCGTCCGGTTTTACCTTTGTCCAGTTATACAGAACTTAAAAACTATGTGTACATAGGGACTATGAGTAAGGTTGTAGCACCAGCGTTAAGGATAGGCTATCTGATCAGTAACAATAAAGAACTTCTGGAGCGGGTAGGAACTCTGAGAAAAATTATAGATGTACAGGGAGATACGATTATGGAGCAGGCAGTTTTACAATTGATTAACGATGGTACAATTAAGCGCCATTTGAAAAAGGCAACGCATTTTTACAGAGCTAAAAGGGATTTCGCAGCCGAATTGCTTAGAAAGCATTTGAAAAGTAAAGCGGACTATCATATTCCGGAGGGGGGACTGGCATTCTGGATAATGCCTAAAAAACAAATCGACTGGGATACCGTTTCGGAAGTACTGAAGAAGAAAGGTATTCGTATTGTAGCATTGGATCATTATCAAAAGGAATTGCATGACAGAGGTATACGCCTAAGCTATGGAGCTGTTTCGGAAGAGCAGCTGGAAGAAGGCATTAAAGAGCTGGCAAAATTACTGTGA
- a CDS encoding cupin domain-containing protein → MLKSEETKQFSSKDFHQTFARPVYAKPTHLIHKNVEKAGVHDQFSTERKHPVFFVDLPSKNVSMTIGGLLPGQLTNRHRHTYETVLYVIEGKGWTEVEDERVEWEAGDAVYIPSWAWHRHQNTSDTESAKYIACENAPQLQNLGVALREEEGRDL, encoded by the coding sequence ATGTTAAAATCAGAAGAAACAAAACAATTCAGCTCCAAAGACTTTCACCAGACTTTTGCAAGACCAGTTTATGCAAAACCAACACATCTTATCCACAAGAATGTGGAAAAAGCAGGAGTACACGATCAGTTTTCCACAGAAAGAAAACACCCCGTATTTTTTGTAGACCTACCGAGTAAAAATGTAAGTATGACTATTGGTGGTTTACTACCAGGACAGTTGACGAATCGCCATCGCCATACCTACGAAACCGTACTTTATGTAATAGAAGGAAAAGGATGGACAGAAGTAGAAGACGAGCGTGTGGAATGGGAAGCCGGAGATGCTGTTTATATACCGTCATGGGCATGGCACAGACATCAAAATACCAGCGATACAGAATCTGCAAAATATATTGCTTGCGAAAATGCTCCGCAATTGCAAAATCTTGGTGTAGCGCTTCGTGAGGAAGAAGGAAGAGATTTATAA
- a CDS encoding dihydrodipicolinate synthase family protein, which produces MKNTLFNGVIAYPITPFDENEEVNIPLFRKLTERLVTSGSHAIAPLGSTGVLPYLSDEEKEAVTEATIQQVAGRVPTLVGVSNLTTEKTVYHAQFAEKAGATAVMIIPMSYWKLTDDEIVEHYDAVASKISIPIMAYNNPATSGVDMSPDLLKQLLEIPNVTMIKESTGDVQRMHYLRKELGEEVAFYNGSNPLALAAFSAGANGWCTAAPNLIPELNVELYNAIQNNDLETARQLFYQQLDLLKFIVAKGLPRAIKAGLHILGEDGGTLRSPLKPLTEAETEELRLILSHIHTPVTTAEKAL; this is translated from the coding sequence ATGAAAAATACTTTATTCAACGGTGTTATAGCATACCCTATAACTCCGTTTGACGAAAATGAAGAGGTGAATATTCCCTTATTCAGAAAATTGACTGAACGCCTTGTAACATCGGGATCCCATGCCATTGCACCCTTAGGAAGTACAGGGGTATTACCTTATTTGTCCGACGAAGAGAAAGAAGCCGTAACTGAGGCTACTATTCAGCAGGTTGCCGGACGTGTTCCTACACTGGTTGGTGTATCTAATCTTACAACGGAGAAAACTGTATATCATGCACAATTTGCAGAAAAAGCAGGAGCCACAGCAGTAATGATTATTCCTATGAGCTACTGGAAGCTCACTGATGACGAAATTGTAGAACATTACGATGCTGTGGCCTCTAAGATATCTATTCCGATTATGGCCTATAATAATCCGGCGACAAGTGGTGTTGACATGTCTCCTGATTTATTAAAGCAATTACTGGAAATTCCAAACGTTACCATGATCAAAGAAAGTACGGGAGATGTACAACGCATGCATTATTTAAGAAAAGAACTCGGTGAGGAAGTTGCTTTTTACAATGGCTCCAATCCTCTGGCTCTGGCTGCATTTTCTGCAGGCGCTAATGGCTGGTGTACAGCTGCCCCAAATCTTATCCCTGAACTGAATGTAGAATTGTATAATGCAATACAGAATAATGATCTGGAAACAGCCCGGCAGCTTTTCTATCAGCAGCTTGATCTACTGAAATTTATAGTAGCCAAAGGTTTACCAAGAGCTATTAAAGCCGGACTTCATATTCTGGGTGAAGATGGAGGAACATTGAGAAGTCCGCTAAAGCCTTTGACAGAAGCAGAAACAGAGGAACTCAGACTTATCCTTTCCCATATTCACACTCCTGTTACAACCGCTGAAAAAGCCTTATAG
- a CDS encoding glycosyl hydrolase family 95 catalytic domain-containing protein, producing MRKPPSDSGGRILLSVTTEKSIFLFNTLFFIFFIVPNIKTQSLPQHRLEFTKLASRWDEGIPLGNGMLGSLAWEKNGKLRLSLDRADLWDERKALDISKLNFKWVEQQVLKNDYKPVQKIGDWPYDNMPYPTKLPAAALQFDIKCLGTVISNQLEIATALHSVKFSSGVVFQSYIHATQQAGYFSFDHIPDENLIKDLLPKLDVHNYNSGAATESDNSHAGEGLGKLGYAKGNIKEEEHTIRYHQPTYNGRFFEVLVKWKKIGKDKLTGSWTISDNRSAALSLPQQLITNSDEWKSHVKWWKDFWGKSSVKLPDELIEKQYYLELYKLGSVSRKGAPAITLQAVWTADNGSLPPWKGDFHNDLNTQLSYWPAYTGNHLQEAVSFTDWLWKIRSVSLQYTKQYFGVDGLNVPGVVTLNGDPMGGWIQYSLSPTVSAWCAQYFYWQWKYSMDDRFLQQKAYPYVHDAAVYLENITRLKDGVRKLPLSSSPEYNDNSVNAWFKDWTNYDLSLARFLFSAASEIAKASGKEVEAIHWKKILGELPDYNVNETGLTVAPGQSMESSHRHFSPYMAVYPLALLDVNQPKDKEIVDKSIQHIEKLGTRAWVGYSFTWMSTLYARAYQAEKAVKQLQIFASNFCSPNSFHLNGDQKGGQYSGFTYRPFTLEGNFAFAQGVHELLLQSRQGYIEVFPAIPKDWKNVSFVNLRAEGAVLVSGKIENEKLISVKVFSEKGGVVNVKLPKGKIQLTDNRNVQVKTLNTDKTIINFKPGGWVSLQIYR from the coding sequence ATGCGAAAACCTCCCTCCGATTCCGGTGGCAGAATATTGCTTTCCGTAACTACAGAAAAGAGTATTTTTCTGTTTAATACTCTCTTTTTTATTTTTTTTATAGTTCCGAATATCAAAACTCAGTCTCTACCTCAGCATCGGCTTGAGTTTACAAAACTGGCGAGCCGCTGGGATGAAGGTATTCCTTTAGGCAATGGAATGCTGGGATCTCTGGCCTGGGAGAAAAATGGGAAACTAAGGCTTTCTCTGGATAGAGCTGATTTGTGGGATGAGCGAAAGGCTCTGGATATTTCCAAGCTGAATTTTAAATGGGTTGAACAGCAGGTGCTGAAGAATGACTATAAACCTGTTCAAAAGATAGGAGACTGGCCATATGATAATATGCCATATCCCACAAAATTACCTGCTGCAGCTTTACAATTTGATATAAAATGTTTAGGTACGGTGATCTCAAATCAGTTAGAGATCGCAACGGCATTGCATAGCGTAAAATTTAGTTCCGGAGTAGTTTTTCAAAGCTATATACACGCAACGCAGCAAGCAGGATATTTTAGCTTTGATCATATTCCTGATGAAAACTTAATTAAAGACCTGCTGCCAAAACTGGATGTGCATAATTATAATTCAGGTGCAGCAACCGAGAGTGACAACAGCCATGCGGGTGAAGGTCTTGGGAAATTAGGCTATGCTAAAGGAAATATTAAGGAAGAAGAGCATACCATACGCTATCATCAGCCTACTTATAACGGTAGGTTTTTCGAAGTTTTGGTAAAATGGAAAAAAATAGGAAAAGATAAATTAACAGGGAGTTGGACAATTTCCGATAACCGGTCTGCTGCGCTTTCTTTACCTCAGCAGTTGATAACAAATTCCGATGAATGGAAAAGCCATGTAAAATGGTGGAAGGATTTCTGGGGTAAGTCTTCGGTGAAACTTCCGGATGAATTGATAGAAAAACAATATTATCTGGAATTATATAAACTGGGAAGCGTAAGCCGTAAAGGAGCGCCGGCGATTACATTACAGGCGGTATGGACAGCAGATAACGGAAGTCTGCCGCCATGGAAAGGCGATTTTCATAATGACCTGAATACCCAGCTTAGTTATTGGCCTGCCTATACAGGAAACCATTTGCAGGAAGCAGTATCTTTTACAGACTGGCTATGGAAGATAAGATCTGTAAGTCTACAGTACACCAAACAGTATTTTGGTGTAGACGGACTGAACGTTCCGGGAGTTGTGACCCTAAACGGTGATCCTATGGGCGGATGGATTCAGTATTCGCTTTCCCCTACGGTAAGTGCATGGTGCGCCCAGTATTTTTACTGGCAGTGGAAATATTCTATGGACGATCGTTTTCTTCAGCAAAAGGCTTATCCTTATGTTCATGATGCAGCAGTTTATCTGGAGAATATTACCCGCCTGAAAGATGGTGTAAGAAAATTACCGCTAAGTTCTAGCCCGGAGTACAATGATAATTCTGTAAATGCATGGTTTAAAGACTGGACCAATTATGATCTTTCGTTAGCTCGATTCCTGTTCTCTGCAGCTTCGGAGATAGCGAAAGCTTCCGGGAAAGAGGTCGAAGCTATACACTGGAAAAAAATATTAGGAGAACTGCCTGATTATAATGTCAATGAAACGGGACTTACAGTAGCTCCCGGGCAGAGTATGGAATCATCTCACAGACATTTCTCTCCCTATATGGCGGTCTATCCTTTAGCATTGCTGGACGTAAACCAGCCTAAGGACAAAGAAATTGTGGATAAGTCCATTCAGCATATTGAAAAGCTAGGAACCCGTGCCTGGGTAGGTTATTCTTTTACATGGATGTCTACATTGTATGCACGAGCTTATCAGGCAGAAAAAGCAGTAAAGCAATTACAGATATTTGCCTCTAACTTTTGCTCCCCAAATAGTTTTCACCTGAATGGAGACCAGAAAGGAGGTCAATATTCCGGATTTACATATCGTCCGTTTACATTGGAAGGAAATTTTGCATTTGCTCAGGGAGTACACGAATTGTTATTACAGAGCCGACAGGGATATATAGAAGTTTTCCCGGCAATCCCCAAAGACTGGAAAAATGTGAGTTTTGTTAATCTGCGTGCGGAAGGAGCGGTATTAGTAAGTGGCAAAATAGAGAACGAAAAGTTGATTTCTGTGAAGGTATTTTCTGAAAAGGGTGGAGTAGTGAATGTTAAGCTGCCTAAAGGAAAAATTCAGCTTACAGACAACAGAAATGTGCAGGTAAAAACACTGAATACAGATAAGACGATTATCAACTTTAAGCCTGGTGGTTGGGTTAGCTTGCAGATCTACAGATAA
- a CDS encoding PDZ domain-containing protein has product MKNTLTLLLFCLLGILFPHAQTKVYVSYLGNDNNPGTLAKPFKTPERALQEIEKAKGKSLIIYLRKGIYYLQKPIVLDNKNLKTKSLLISSYPGEQAFISAGQLLKTDWKPYKNGIYVTTIPQDINFERLYADEKLQVLARYPDYDANAKIFNGTSADAIAPERVQQWKNPAGGYVHGLHSGEWGGFHYRITGVDGKGNLKLEGGWQNNRPSPLHKQFRFVENIFEELNVPGEWFADKEKGLLYYYPPKGTNLSQTKITISQLKNSIEIKGTENSPLSGVEIKSIGFLHNERSFMDTKEPLLRSDWTIYRGGVILMENTRNIKVTDCQFTDVGGNAIMLSGYNKNNTISGNHISGAGASGIAFVGETDAVRSPSFRYEDYIPYDKLDKTPGPKSNHYPQQCIAENNLIHDIGRIEKQATGIQIDIAANITVRHNSIYNTPRAGINIGDGAFGGHILEFNDVFNTVLETGDHGAFNSWGRDRFWSPDRKYMDSITTAHPELILLDAQQTTIIRNNRFRCDHGWDIDLDDGSSNYHIYNNVMLNGGLKFREGFKRKAENNIMVNNSFHPHAWFKNSDDYFTRNIVMAPYAPYEINDWGKNIDFNLFPDTKTLQASQKRGTDLNSIYGSPDFINPQIGDYRVKNNSPALHIGFKNFPMDQFGVQIPRLKQIAAKPEFPTLINNTGNNKNTTTIDFLNATIKSVEGLGERSTFGLPDENGGIIVKIEANSPLKKAGLQKKDVIRTMDGTEIKKADDLLNIYQLSKWKGQVKVEVMRNQQTLQVNLLLK; this is encoded by the coding sequence ATGAAAAACACACTAACCTTATTATTATTTTGTCTGCTGGGGATTTTATTCCCCCATGCTCAGACTAAAGTGTACGTTTCTTACCTTGGAAACGACAATAATCCCGGAACGTTAGCCAAGCCTTTCAAAACTCCGGAACGTGCTTTACAGGAAATTGAAAAGGCGAAAGGAAAGTCACTCATTATCTATTTAAGAAAAGGTATTTATTATCTTCAGAAACCCATTGTACTGGATAATAAAAATTTAAAAACAAAATCTCTTTTAATCAGTTCATATCCCGGCGAACAGGCTTTTATAAGTGCGGGACAATTATTAAAGACCGACTGGAAACCTTATAAAAATGGTATTTATGTTACCACTATTCCACAAGACATAAACTTTGAAAGACTTTATGCTGATGAAAAATTACAAGTACTGGCCCGTTATCCTGACTATGATGCCAATGCCAAGATATTCAACGGAACCTCAGCAGATGCTATAGCTCCAGAACGTGTACAGCAATGGAAAAATCCTGCAGGAGGTTATGTACATGGGCTTCATTCCGGAGAATGGGGCGGATTTCATTATCGTATAACCGGTGTTGATGGAAAAGGCAACCTAAAACTGGAAGGCGGCTGGCAGAATAACCGACCTTCACCTTTACACAAACAATTCCGTTTTGTGGAAAATATCTTCGAAGAACTAAATGTTCCCGGTGAATGGTTTGCTGATAAAGAAAAAGGATTGCTTTATTATTATCCACCTAAAGGAACAAACCTTTCCCAAACCAAAATAACAATTTCCCAATTAAAAAACAGCATCGAAATAAAAGGTACAGAAAACTCACCATTATCGGGTGTAGAAATAAAGAGCATCGGTTTCTTGCATAATGAGCGAAGCTTTATGGATACCAAAGAGCCTCTTTTGCGAAGTGACTGGACCATCTACAGAGGCGGAGTTATATTGATGGAGAATACCCGGAATATAAAAGTAACGGACTGCCAGTTCACAGATGTAGGCGGCAATGCTATTATGCTGAGCGGATACAATAAAAACAATACCATTAGTGGTAACCATATCAGTGGTGCCGGTGCCAGCGGAATAGCCTTTGTAGGAGAAACCGATGCCGTACGTTCTCCTTCTTTCCGGTACGAGGATTATATACCTTATGATAAACTGGATAAAACACCCGGTCCAAAGTCCAATCATTATCCACAGCAGTGTATTGCGGAAAATAACCTCATCCACGATATAGGCAGAATTGAAAAACAGGCTACAGGTATACAAATTGACATTGCCGCTAATATTACGGTAAGACACAACAGCATATACAATACACCAAGAGCAGGTATTAATATTGGCGATGGTGCTTTTGGCGGGCATATTCTGGAGTTCAATGATGTCTTCAATACAGTATTGGAAACCGGAGATCATGGTGCTTTTAATTCCTGGGGAAGAGATCGCTTCTGGAGCCCTGACAGAAAATATATGGACAGCATTACCACTGCACATCCAGAATTAATTCTGCTGGATGCACAACAAACGACCATTATCCGAAATAACAGATTCCGCTGCGATCATGGCTGGGATATCGATCTGGATGACGGATCTTCCAATTACCATATTTACAACAATGTGATGCTGAATGGAGGACTAAAATTCCGGGAAGGTTTTAAACGTAAAGCAGAAAATAACATTATGGTTAACAATAGCTTTCATCCACATGCATGGTTTAAAAATAGTGATGACTATTTTACCCGTAATATAGTAATGGCACCTTATGCGCCCTATGAAATAAATGACTGGGGCAAAAATATAGACTTTAACCTTTTTCCGGATACAAAAACATTACAAGCCTCACAAAAAAGAGGCACTGATCTAAATAGTATTTACGGAAGTCCTGATTTTATTAACCCACAGATTGGTGATTACAGGGTAAAAAATAATTCCCCTGCTCTGCATATTGGTTTTAAAAATTTCCCGATGGATCAGTTTGGTGTACAAATTCCGAGATTGAAGCAAATAGCCGCCAAACCAGAATTTCCGACGCTGATAAACAATACAGGAAATAATAAAAACACAACAACTATAGATTTTCTAAATGCAACGATAAAATCTGTAGAGGGTCTTGGAGAGAGGTCAACTTTTGGTCTCCCTGACGAAAACGGTGGAATTATTGTAAAAATAGAAGCAAATAGCCCATTAAAAAAGGCAGGACTACAGAAAAAAGATGTAATAAGAACTATGGATGGCACAGAAATAAAAAAGGCAGATGACCTGTTGAATATCTATCAGCTTTCTAAATGGAAAGGACAGGTAAAAGTAGAGGTAATGCGTAATCAGCAAACGCTACAAGTCAATCTGTTATTAAAATAA
- a CDS encoding bacteriocin-like protein codes for MKNLKKLSRTNLKEIQGGTFTGGCNAHLVTVDEAPGEGMPYDCGCRTLLWCEKLSACVQSGQYAKSCKSLE; via the coding sequence ATGAAAAACCTTAAAAAACTTTCAAGAACAAACCTTAAAGAAATTCAGGGCGGAACTTTTACAGGTGGATGTAATGCACATCTTGTTACCGTAGATGAGGCACCGGGTGAGGGAATGCCTTATGACTGCGGATGCAGAACACTGTTGTGGTGTGAAAAGTTAAGCGCATGTGTACAATCAGGACAATATGCCAAAAGCTGTAAGTCATTGGAATAA
- a CDS encoding bacteriocin-like protein, protein MKNLKKLSRTNLKEIHGGAIIGGGGSGIGGCEAHWVPGDQQPEPGMPYDCGCRGLKWCPGMGACVHTNQIPRSQCETGL, encoded by the coding sequence ATGAAAAATCTTAAAAAACTTTCAAGAACAAATCTTAAAGAAATTCATGGCGGAGCCATTATTGGTGGTGGCGGAAGCGGTATAGGTGGTTGCGAAGCTCACTGGGTTCCCGGAGATCAGCAGCCAGAACCTGGTATGCCATATGATTGCGGATGCAGAGGATTGAAATGGTGTCCGGGAATGGGAGCTTGTGTTCACACAAATCAGATACCTAGATCACAATGTGAAACTGGTCTTTAA
- a CDS encoding bacteriocin-like protein has protein sequence MKNLKKIKRAELKAIIGGGEPLPDGWGVCFVNGEPVSTPCDQLCPDRTQPFCAW, from the coding sequence ATGAAAAACCTTAAAAAAATCAAAAGAGCAGAGCTTAAAGCTATTATAGGAGGAGGGGAGCCTTTACCAGACGGTTGGGGAGTTTGCTTTGTAAATGGAGAACCCGTTTCTACTCCGTGCGATCAATTATGTCCGGACAGAACACAGCCTTTTTGTGCATGGTAA
- a CDS encoding helix-turn-helix transcriptional regulator: MKLNTKLRKLRNSRKLSQVELAEALQISQTAYNKWESGSTKPSLDNILKLSRFYNIYIEELINESPLRTADTSEKEIRITEGAISAIIQNQNELIGLIRQQNELLILLSKTLN; the protein is encoded by the coding sequence ATGAAACTAAACACCAAATTGCGAAAATTAAGAAATTCCAGAAAGTTAAGCCAAGTAGAATTGGCCGAGGCTTTACAAATATCACAGACAGCTTATAACAAATGGGAGTCCGGCTCAACAAAGCCTTCATTGGATAATATTCTGAAGTTATCACGATTTTATAACATCTATATTGAAGAACTCATAAACGAAAGCCCCCTCCGTACAGCTGATACTTCAGAAAAAGAAATCAGAATAACGGAAGGGGCTATCTCGGCAATTATCCAAAATCAGAACGAACTAATCGGACTTATCAGGCAGCAGAATGAATTACTTATCCTGCTTTCAAAAACCTTAAATTAA